A single genomic interval of Chloracidobacterium validum harbors:
- the radA gene encoding DNA repair protein RadA, with amino-acid sequence MPKEKTIYACQQCSYQSRKWLGRCPDCGAWNTFVEEREEKTISAAAVARSLGGAKPGARATTRVAPTHYAQVPSQDDARFSSGMAELDRVLGGGIVPGSLLLIGGDPGVGKSTLLLQMAAGLSCAGERVLYVSGEESERQIKLRGERLGLQPGDLHLLPETCLERVLEVVAELRPTLIVVDSVQTTYSERLDSAPGSVSQVRETAGQCLLLAKHQGVPVFLIGHVTKDGALAGPKTLEHIVDTVIYFEGERHHNHRIMRATKNRFGATNELGLFEMTGLGLVPVANPSALFLQQRPVGVAGSVVVACMEGTRPMLVELQALVSSSKYGTGRRTVEGVEPNRVALLIAMLEKRAGLQMLGDDVFVNVAGGLTLDEPAVDLGIVAALASSFRNTAIDPATVVFGEVGLAGEVRATSQPAVRLREIAAMGFERVVMPAGNLPGLELPEGLSVVGVRSVLDALDALF; translated from the coding sequence ATGCCGAAAGAAAAAACCATTTATGCCTGCCAGCAGTGTAGCTACCAAAGCCGAAAGTGGCTTGGCCGCTGCCCAGACTGCGGCGCATGGAATACGTTTGTTGAGGAACGTGAAGAAAAGACCATCTCGGCGGCGGCGGTGGCCCGGAGTCTCGGCGGCGCGAAGCCTGGGGCGCGCGCAACCACCAGGGTTGCGCCAACCCACTATGCGCAGGTGCCCAGTCAGGACGACGCCCGCTTCTCATCGGGGATGGCGGAACTTGATCGCGTCCTTGGCGGCGGCATCGTGCCGGGCAGCCTATTGCTCATTGGCGGCGATCCCGGTGTCGGCAAGTCAACGCTCCTGCTGCAAATGGCAGCCGGATTGAGTTGCGCCGGTGAACGGGTGCTTTACGTGAGTGGCGAGGAATCCGAGCGCCAAATCAAGTTGCGCGGCGAACGCCTGGGCCTCCAGCCCGGCGACCTGCACCTGTTGCCGGAAACCTGTCTGGAACGGGTTCTGGAAGTCGTTGCCGAGCTTCGGCCGACGCTCATTGTGGTGGACTCCGTGCAAACCACCTATTCCGAACGACTGGACAGCGCGCCGGGCAGTGTCTCCCAAGTACGTGAAACTGCCGGACAATGCTTGCTGTTGGCGAAACATCAGGGCGTGCCGGTGTTTCTCATTGGCCATGTGACCAAGGATGGCGCGCTGGCCGGACCGAAAACCCTCGAACATATCGTGGACACGGTCATTTACTTCGAGGGCGAACGGCACCACAACCACCGGATCATGCGTGCCACCAAGAACCGCTTTGGCGCGACCAATGAACTCGGCCTGTTTGAAATGACCGGCTTGGGCCTGGTGCCGGTAGCCAACCCATCGGCGCTGTTTTTGCAGCAGCGGCCGGTGGGTGTGGCCGGGTCGGTGGTCGTGGCCTGCATGGAGGGAACCCGCCCGATGCTGGTCGAACTCCAGGCGCTTGTCAGCAGCAGTAAGTACGGCACGGGCCGCCGGACGGTCGAAGGTGTCGAACCCAACCGCGTTGCCCTGTTGATTGCCATGCTCGAAAAGCGCGCCGGACTCCAGATGCTCGGCGATGATGTGTTCGTCAATGTGGCCGGGGGACTGACCCTCGACGAACCGGCCGTAGATTTGGGTATCGTGGCGGCACTGGCTTCGAGTTTTCGCAACACGGCGATTGATCCCGCAACCGTCGTGTTTGGCGAAGTCGGCTTGGCCGGTGAGGTCCGCGCCACGAGCCAGCCCGCCGTCCGGCTGCGTGAAATTGCCGCCATGGGGTTCGAGCGAGTTGTCATGCCAGCGGGAAATTTGCCAGGTCTTGAACTGCCGGAAGGCTTGAGCGTCGTCGGGGTGCGGTCGGTTTTGGACGCGCTCGACGCGCTGTTTTGA